Part of the Myxocyprinus asiaticus isolate MX2 ecotype Aquarium Trade chromosome 17, UBuf_Myxa_2, whole genome shotgun sequence genome, GGACGCAAATTTAGCTCATATTTCTAAGCTCAGTATTTGTGGACGGAATCAATCTGCGATTTAAACATCCTATTCCACTATGATCTATAGATTTGTTTAAGACCCATATGGAAAATGCATCGTTTAAGGGAGATGTCTTTGTGCAGCATATGGCTTTCTAACCTTTTTTGCTACTTGTTTGCAATCTCACTCATTTTATCCATGTCTAATAAAATAGTATGCTGTATGTTTAATATACAAATTGCCAATTTCAtaaagatctctctctctctctctttcaatccgactatttcttttttctgctgtagCAAGTGACCTTTCAACCTGGGATTTGTTTGCATTACGGCTTCACTTTGTCCATGGCACAAAACAGCATTGATTGTTAGTGTTTACCGGGGATGGTAAACAGTAGGTATAATTGTGTGGAATTAAGCCAGTATCTGATAGCACAGACTGGGGTTCAACAGTCCCATAAGAGTCCAACTGATTCCGAACTAATTTTTTACAACATCCGAGGTGTTATCTCAGATATTGCCAACAAGCTACACTTTAAACACTTTCTGAAGCCATTACATTCAGTAACCTCACATCTTCTCATTAGCCTGTTCTTTTGTGATTGAAGGATGGCTCATGGTAATGGTCGCATGTCGTAACATCGTTCCCGTGTCATGGTATATTTGATTCCCTCCTCCAACAGTCTAGCAAATGAATCCAGCATGTCACATTGCCACATCGAGAGCCTCCCATTTGTGCGGAGTACCAGGGGTCTCTTAAACACTGCCCACTCTTAGTGCCACATCCTTTTTCCTGAAGACCTTCAAGACCCTTCTCAAGCATAAGAGCTTTTAGCTAGCCTGCGCTAATGTGTAGAGTAATAGCTACTCCCTGAATCTTGATGGCCCCTGGAAGCTGACTGAATTTGTGCACAACAGCATCTACAGTGCTGTAAATTCCCCTTTTTATATCTATTCTTGTGTGCTTCCACCTCTAATCTAGTCTTATTACATCTCTCCCCTTCTATTCTCTTTCTCATATGGCCTTTCAATTTTAGCGTGATTAGTAAGGTGGAGGATATTATCTGTTCTGGGCAGAGACGTGATGGAATATTATGGAACAAGACTAATATTACAATTATGCAGTGCTTTACAACTAGAGACAAAAACGGAATACTCCTACGATATCATCATAGATCTAGTGTAAATAATTTCCAAGGCATCTAAAAGTCTAAATACGTTTTACGACAAGAACTTTTCTTGTTTTAGACATTTATGCGCATTTGAGAACAGTTTCTCCTGCGGCGTCTACGGTTAGGGTTCAGCTAGCAGGTCATAGATCAGCATGAAAGGGCGACGTCAGTGTCCACACAGCATTAGATACTGTTTATCTGTTGGCAGACTATCCCACTGATCCTCTCTTTACCGCTAGACCCCAGGACATCTGTAATCCACAGAAGTGACATATGAAGCCcagttgatttcttttttttttttttttttttttttgccttgtttgTTGATATTGCATCTGAATTGCTAATTTATTTGGGCCAACAACTTTGGTCCTTTGAATAAATGTATGCTTTAACTGCGGGATGGATTAAAGTTATACAAACCCTCTCGCAGTCAGTTATGCAAACCACAACAGCAGCTTATGAATGACTGACACATCTTGGAAACAGCCCTGCCTGAATTTATCCTGAGCGAAACACATTAAATTGAATAGAAATGCACCTCTGTGTCATCTGTCTTTCCGGTAGACAAAACTACCCACTAAAGTGCCATGTTAATTGCATCAAAAAAGTCAATTTGagctcataaaaaaaacaaagtgtttATGCAATCAGGTGTGTGATACTGTTGAAATACACTCTCTCATAAGAAGTGATGAGAAAAAAAAGTTCAACCTAAACTGAGTTTAGCCCCACAAAGTCCTATTACAAGCATTTTCTGTTATTATAATTACATAAAGTCTCAAATCTCTCCCAGTTTTACACTGCAGAGATAATTCAAAGTCTACTGAAATTACTATAGGCAAAGAGTGAAATCTTAACTGATGTAGCTATACAGTGCAGCGTTAAAATGAGGCAAAGAGATGCTGAATATGAGCTGACTGATCACACTGAGTAGGTCCTCAGAAGCTAACATGACAAAGTTGCAATCGGTTACTATCGGAATTTAACTCGTGCTTCAAATGCAACAAAATCTGTTCTGGCAATATAGCCAATTGAAATTAATAAGTAGCTATTCTCTTTCATTTGCTTCTTTTATCGTAATCATGTATGCTGAGGGAGAGAAGGAAAAACAGGTGAGCACATTGCCTTTTTTCGCCTTCAAGATAACGTAACGTGTGTTTATGTTGAAAAAGTTTTCGCGGTCTTTTTGTAAATGTATTCCTCTCTTTTTCTACCCCAAGTTTTAATGATGGCCATTGGCAACAACTTAATATTTGCGTAAAATCAAGTCAAGAATGTCTGTGGACATCTAAGATTTAATATGATATCCGATATGAAATGTGAGCTCTGCGCCTGGCTGTATGCCTCACGACACGCAAACGAGTCCAAGACATTAAATGATTATGAGTGTCCAGCAGAAAGGTGAAAGAGAGATCAGAGGTGGCGGTGTTAATAAACAGGTTTCCTCTACACCTAAGAGGCGTTTTCCTTCTCCAAACACTATTGCTTTAATGtcgtgatgtatttttccactaagCTCGAACACCGAGCATGCCTTTGGGGAAAGATGCTCACGTAACAAAATAAGTTGGAGCACCTGTTTTGGAAAAGAAGTTCATGGCAGCAAAAATCCTGCCTTCCCCAGTCATTTATACACCCACAAAAACATTTGCTTGCGACATGGAAACTGATTGAACAACACGCCTTTCCTTTTGTCCTCGATCAAGGAAAAGAAAAGGGCTGGTTGACTCTAAACttgaagaaaagttttttttttttttttttttttttcggttatGAATAAAAACATAATGCAGCCAAAGTTTGAGGAATATTGTCGTATTACACGGAGAAAATACTCGATAACAATCTTGAGGgatgcattaaaaatattaaatacagcAACCTCGTTGAATATGCGTAAATCGAAGATAATATTCGAAGACAAtaatactgataataataataaatatagtagGCAATAAAAGGCCTGCAACTAATACtgttaattaatataatatgaacaatattaaatataagtataaataggCGAATCGTTAAGTACAGAAGTTTTACCAATATTGTTACAGTAAATAACCTCATTTATATCAAACAGCTGCGTTGATGTCATTTACAGTGACATCCCAAACATGCTTTGGAATGAAGAAGCCCACTGAAATGCGCTTTGGAggattctgaaatttttttttttttttttttttttggaatagcagaagagaaaacACGTCTGGTACCACATGAACTGATCGGTTTATTTTATATGCAATGTATTGCAACCACGATTTGTTTTGTATGAATAAAGGTATTTTAATCGTTACTCACGAAACTGCAAGGTCCCATCACATTTCGTTCAAATGAGCATCAGAGACAGGTTTAAGCACATGAATAAAAGAGAAAAACGTTCACTTGAAATTTACTACTGAAAAAGAGTAAATATGGGAGTGTTTGAATATGCGTATTTtgaaatttaataaatactttacagAAAAGTAGGTTAAGGCTTTGAGAAATCTGCTTTAATTTTGAGGAACATGGTAGGGTGGTGACATTTCATTGGCTAATAGCTTTCTAAATAATGTGCcaaataagtatttttatttGAGCATGGTAGCTCATATTTATGAGCTGCACAGATATAGTGAATTCAAGTTCATTAGAAGCCTTAATGTTCGATCTGCATACACAAAGTTTTCTGTGAATTAAAAAGTTTGCCACACCTACAGaaactattctattctgtttttcAAACTGATATAGCCTATCTATAGTCAAAAGGTAAGAgaacattatacattatatattagaagttatttttttataatgcgtGAGTTATTGATTGCTCATGTATGCACACATCGGGAATGTGTACCATGTTTTACAATAAGAACCTCTTAAGCGTTTTGTGATAATATGACAGTTCTGTCTCTGTAAGAACAGTACAGGAGCTTTAACCGTATTCAAATAACCATTAGTAAAAACATGCCAAGGCTTAAGGATATTCCATCGTCAACTGTTGGCTGTGTCGTCGCCTGTGAGTAGGAGGAGGGATCTAAAAGTAAGTGCAAGGTCTTAAGTAGAAAGAAGCCCATATAGCCCATCTACAACCTTGGCAAGCGAAACTATTTTCATGAAGCCAGATTTTCACAGGCACGCACGAGGTCGAGGCTGCGGTCACTTCACGGGCCCTGCATACCACATTTCATGAATGTTGTgagttgtcttttatttttaaacatagtgGTGAAATATACTGTTCGCATTAAATTACATGAGAACATAATATAGTAATAGCCTACGTAGTAATTGTAATAAAAGTAATTTGGATGAGTACATATCTGACAATTATTAAAATATGAATTGCAAATTCCGTAGCAAATGGGTTTAAACTGGTGCACTAAATGCACATGGATGCGAGTTGTACTATTTTAAATACATCATAATGAAACGAGCTGCTAGACAGAAAATGAGTgtatatacaatattatataGGCCCTATATATTGCAATCAGCACAAACAACAATATCAGATGACAATTAAGCCTAAGTGCTTTTGTGcatgatataaaaaaacaaaaaactggacTGCACAAAATGCACACAGAGAACGTTTAAAAAGTGCATATCCTTACAAATACCCCACATCGTTTTCTGATGCCAGCAAAGGCTCCCGTATCATTCTTTTTTTGCTCGCGAGCGCAGTCTTCAAGCACGCCGCGCGGAACTTCACTTGTTTTGTATTCCTCTAAATCCAGCGGACTGCTCTTATTGGTAGGTGCGAACGTTACATCACAATGATTATGACGCGTCGTCTTCCTGCTTCCTTCAGCCGCGTCTTAAAGTGAATCTTGTTGGTACGAGCGCGCGCTCTCTCAGCCTCCTCCTGGCCGCGTGCGCTGAGACATACAGTTTTCATGTAGAGAGAGGAGCGGCGCACAAgagctctttctctcttctcacTCTCGTCGCTCTCGCTTGTGCTGAGATTGAGAAATTACAATATTCATCACGGGGCGAACAACCCACTTTATTCTCCCCGTTACACTATCGCGAAGAAGCTCAATTCGCTCTCATCTTCAGAGTAAGTAACCGTGTCCTCGCGCAGCTCCAAATGCGCTCGCGCTGAGTTTTGTTCTCTACAGATGACTTTTGATGTGATGCGCTGTTTCGCTTCATCTTTCGTGCTCCGGTTGGTAGCTGTTATTACGCAGACATTAGCTCAAACTTTATTATAAAATCGTGTCATTGTGGAGGGACTGCATCTTTATGTTATTCGAAATTGATCATGAAGTAAGTATAAATACGCTCTTATAATATTGCTTGGAGACTTCAGAGACGCAACGTGAAACATTTACGTTCACTTCTGAACTTGACGTAAATTCTCTATAACTGACATATTGCTTTttcgaaggttttttttttttcttgccatttTTCCTTATTTTGTATCTTTGTtacttttcttttgctgttggtcACTCGTCTGTGGTTGttatgtcaataataataataataataataataataataataataaaaggtctTGCCATTTACATAGATGCGCTCGCTGAATTTACCTTAGGCTTAAAGTCTACTGAGCCTCTAACTGGCAGTTCAGCTTGACCCCATCATTGTTTTCTGATGTTAAACCCAGGTACATCAATGTCTTGCTTCGGCAAGAACGATTTGCTGGTAGAGGAAAATTATTTGTTTAGGAAAGATTGCCGATTATATAGTGCTGTAGAGTCCGTATAATGTCAAAGTTTTTAAAgtcacacacgtggtttaaatatataaaatagtttACGTTTGAGGTGCTATTCCTTAATGACACTCCGAACTCATGACTTATTCTTGGTTAGCCTATTTAATATAAGCGGTCTTGTGTTCAGACATTGCGTCTTATCAGCTTGAATGGAGTTGAACTTTCTTTCCATtgcaactttttgtttttaagttgaaCAGGTCCTAGATTTCCATTTTTAGGAGACAAGATTTGCGCACAGGACGCATTGGCTGTATATAAGGTCAAAGATTACTAAAATAAGCTGATTATTCAGGGACAGCAGTGCAAGTAATTTCCCTTCTATCTCTCATATATTAAAAGTGAAGTTCTGATTTTGTTTTATCGATGCGCTGATATTATTCATGAAAGTGTATGTCTTAAATGTAGTCTATTACAGAATTTTGCAAAGGTTCTAAAAATGGAAACGAATACCGGTAGTTCATATGACTGTAGCTACTCAGTGTGTTTGTCAATGGGAGGACATTGTGAAATTACATGATTGTTAAtcttttctccaaaaaaaaaaaaaaaaaaagttcttttttTATTCGCTTTCAATAGCTATTCTGCAAAATAGTGCACTTTAGTCAAACTCAGTGCGAGATTAAACAGTCTATTCAAAGTGTGTTGCATTCacactaaataaatattttcgtTTTCCGAGAATTCACAGTTTTATCGTCTGATTTACACGCCATGAAGGAAGTTGAATGAGTATATGGCGTTGACTCCTAAATCACCCCTCAACAAACTTGTAAAACGTGCAGTTAGCCTTTATTGACACTGTATTATCCACAAAAAAGTGTTTAGCTTCATATTCTGTGAATCTGCCACAAGAACACTGTTTTGGGCAAACCAGAGTGTAGCCTACTCTTGGTGTATTAGGCTTGTTATGATGTTTTTCAGTTTAATTAGCAAAATTATGTACCTAGTTTTTAATGCCTGATAAATTCTAAAAGATCATGTAAAGTGTGCTTTTAGTGTATTTGCAAATATCTAATATAAAACTCGGGTTGTTTTCCTTTTGTCAGATGAAAAACAAGTGCAACTCAAAACTTCTCAAAGTGAACAAAGACTGCAAGTTGTCTGTGTAAGCACAATAGTGATGTTTGACATGTTTGTCTAAACAAGGCTGTATGATTTTTTGACTGGTTCTTACATGAGATTTAGATGGCTGGGTTCTTTAAACTATATctaactgttttattttatttgtatgtttttttgtagtttttttttttttttggcatacagCTTTACACAGACTCAGGTGTGTCTTCACGTTGTTAATGCCTCATTTTTAGTTTTGGGtagattttttcaattattatcaaATTATGGTGTTCTGAAgtatacatctttttttttttttttttttttcgcttttaAGCGCTCTGTCAGTTTTAATTTAAAAGACTCTAGACTGGCttgaaacattttttaattacattgtgTGTTGTTCCCAAAGGCATGGGTGTATTTCAAATTGTACTTAGAATGGGCACAAGAAACTTGGagatatataaagaaaataattcaTCAGTCCTTTTTTTGGCCAGGTTCCCAGGGTTCTCGACCTGTGCCCAGCTGACAAGCTTTCAAAGATGGCACAATAACAGTTCCAGTGATGCCTGACCATGACAGCTCAGACCTCTTAAGCAGACAAACCAAGAGAAGAAGAGTTGACATAGGAGTGAAGAGGACTGTTGGGCCAGCATCTGTGTTTTTTACCCGAGCAAAAGCAACCTTTCTTAGTGCCATGAATCCCCACAGCTCCGAGCAGGATATGGAGTGTTCAGTTGTGCAGCACGCAGATGGTGAGAAGTCCAATGTGCTTCGCAAACTGTTGAAGAGGGCGAACTCTTACGAAGACGCTATGATGCCATTTCCAGGGGCAACCATCATCTCTCAGCTTCTGAAAAACAATTTGACCAAAAACAGTGGCAGTGAGTCTAATTTCCAGGGGAGCGTCCTCTCGAGCACTGGCTCAGAGATACAGCAAGAGGATGCTTGCAGCAACTCCTCGCGGGGCAGCCCTCAGGAGTGCCTTTCACCATTCAACAGGCCCTCCATGACCCAATTTGAAATGGAGAGGCTAACAGATGAGCATCTCAGGGCCAAACGAGCCCGCGTGGAGAATATCATCCGTGGGATGAGCCATTCTCCAAGTGTCACGCTCCGCGCAGGTGATAACGATCGTGAGGGGGGAGCCCAGCCCCCTAGTCCTCGTGAGAACTACCGGGAAAACAAGCGCAAGCAGAAGTTgccacagcagcagcagcagagttTCCAGCAGCTCGTCTCGGCCCGCAAAGAACAGAAACACGAGGAACGCCGGCAACTGAAACTGCAGCTTGAAGACATGCAGAAACAACTTCGGCAACTGCAAGAGAAGTTTTACCAGATTTATGACAGCACTGACTCTGAGAACGATGAAGATGGAAACATCTCCGAAGATAGCATGCGTTCCGATGGAATGGACAATCGTGTCCACGACTCTGTCCCAGATCGCTCCGACAACGAGATGTCGGACCTGGATCCAGGGCACTTCCTGGATCGAGCACGTGCACTTCTTCGTGAGCAGTCCATGTTGACGGAGGGAGACAAGCCCAAGCACAATGGGTCACGAGGCAAGGGACCAACCTCCATGCATGCAGAGGGTAAACAGTTAGCAGAGACACTAAAACAAGAACTAAACACAGCAATGTCCCAGGTAGTTGACACAGTGGTAAAGGTCTTTGCGAAGCCTCCACGCCCAGTTCCTCAGGTTTTTCCACCCCTGCAGATGCCCCCTGATCGTTTCGCAGTCAACGGAGAAAACCCAAACTTCCATACTGCCAACCAGCGCTTGCAATGTTTTGGTGATGTCATCATTCCCAATCCCCTGGACACTTTTGCTAGTATGCAGATGCCCAGTTCAAATGACCAAACAGAGGCCCTGCCTTTGGTAGTTAGAAAGAGCTCCTCAGATCAAACTGGGTCTCTGCCCACGCCTGGGAGTCACCACCATCCCTCACTGCACCCCTCTCCCTTATCTTCCACAATGGGCTTCAGTCCTCCCTCCTTCCGCCATCCTTTCCCCCTTCCTCTCATGGGTTACCCTTTCCAGGGCCCTTTAGGTGCCCCAACAGGGCCTTACCCCGGAAAGGACAGGTCTTCTCCTGAGTCTCTGGATCTGTCCAGAGAGACCACCAGCCTACGGACCAAGATGTCGTCCAGCCATCTCAGCCACCATCGTTCCATCTCACCAACACACCCAGGGAATGAAGGCTTGTCCTTGTCCCTCATCAAGTCCGAGTGTGGAGACCTGCAGGACATGTCTGACATCTCGCCATATTCAGGAAGTACAATATCCTTTCACAAAAGAGAAAACCGTATTTACATTCCTGtcttttacattattatttgttGAGATGTTAAAAAGAATCACACATGCATGGATGCATACTTTTCTATTTTTAGACAATCCTAGTGAGAGTGAAGATTAAACATCTTTTATGCCATATGTGAGCCAGAAGTCTTGTGAGAAGCAAAATTTGCAAGAAGaaacttaattttaattaatttccatTAATTGGCCCATTTCAAAATCTGTGTTCCTCTAGTAGTCCAAAGATTAAAAAGAGCTCAGTGGTTGTAGGCTTTGTGCGCTATATGGAGAAGTGCTAAAAGGCCCCGCCATGGCTAAGATACCTCCCATCTTCTCTGTTCTCACACTATCACAGGGAGACTCACAATAAAACCTCCTCTTTCATCATAGCGCATGCAAGActttgtacataaatgctcaaagcAAATCATATTTCAAAGCCAGGAAGTAAAAGGACAAGTGGGATAATTTGCTTATAGAGGCCATGGAAAGTTATGTTAGAAGGATGGTAAAAGATCTCTGTCAGTGGACATGCTTTTAGTTTAGGAGGATTTGTCCTCATTCAGTGTCAAGTGAAGGTAACTAGGATATTACTCCAGCATAAAATGCTCACAGTGTGGAGCTTagcgtttgtttgtttttttgtttttaataataataattcttcccatttgttattttttagttTACATGTGTTAACTCAGAAAGCAATAAAACAGATTTCTTATGATCATTACTAGCTTGTTTTACTGTAGGTAAAGGTACTTCCAGCTCTAATAGCTGTTGCCTAATAGTAGGTCTTTTCCTTTTATCCTGTGTCTCTGGTGTGGACAGGTGTTTGCAGATAGCTGCTTTTCTTTTATCCCCTTCCATCTCTTTAACCTTTTGCCAAATGGCTACTAGATCTTTGGTAAGCTTAGAATGAAGTCAAAATAAACTTTGAATGTTTTATATTAACGTTTCATATTTTGTTCCTCCTTGTTCCAAATGTGACAATGCAGTTTGGTATGAAGTAATTTTTTTGTAAGATAGTTTAAGATAGTTtgttaaataatttaacaaaatatttctaGTCTATCCAAATTTTTACAAAGACAATTCCCCAAGTAAATACTCAGAGTGAGATTCTGTAAGTATACTTGCACACCTGCACAGTTGGGACCTGAAAAACAACATCTCAATATTTGCAAAATAgggtgtttaatcaaatatgaATTTCTATTCAAATTCTAGAAGAAACAAGCAGCCAATTATCTTCAGCCATGGCCAGCACGATCTTCCTTGTCACGTGCTCTCTTTGCATCTCAAGAAAAATAGCCTTGTTCAGTTTCCCCCATCATTTGCATATAGAGAGACCGAACAGCTCTGGCACAGGGCTGTTGTAAGAATAGGTTGGGGGTGGGCGGCAGGTGAAGCCAGTTTGCATGTCTAGTATAGTAGACAAGGACAGAGGTTCATGGTTGCGCCAGCTCCATGCTTAAGTGCTGAGGCAGCTATTGCACATAGATTCAGGTTTCATCAATTAAActgcagccaaaaaaaaaacttgcgCTATAAAGACATTGCTCAGATCACTTTTCAAACTTGGTTGCCAAAGTGGTTTGATAAAAGACTTTCTCTGTTTCAAAATCACACTGCTGGTAGTAttacaataaattaaattatgtaatttctgatttgtatgtgtttatgtcaAAAGGTTATAAAGAGACTCTTcaaacaatatttaatttttcagtCTACAATCTAAAAAAAGCACTTCTAGCTCAAGACTCAGATGTAGTACATTTGTTGCTCTAATCTTTCATATTGGTGAACAGATGTCTAGCATTAATTTATGGATTTATCATCCCTATGtcctttttcttcctttctctcCTTACACCTGGCTGTTGGATCACATTTCAGTAGTTATTGTCTCCCTTACATGCAACACGCTTAATACAAAACCAAACCTAAAAAAGCCGATGATGCACTGCATCTATGGTGGTGTTGTTTATGTAGTATCTCATTTGGCTATAAACCACAGCTGCCCCATTTTTCTCCTCCCTTGAAATAATTCATATTCATGTTTGCATTATGTCCTTCATTGACGTTGACTGTGGACGGCTTGTTTTACACACTGAGTGGGCCAGTGTTTACTCGATCTATTTTGTCATTTCGCATATTTATGTATCCTAGAAACGGCTGTATTTTCCTTGGAAGCTACATTTACTTGTAGGAAATGTGCGTTTGGTGAGTCAAACCCATCGAGTCATCTTCCTGTATTGTTCCCAAGATTGGAGAATGTTTGTTTTCTCTAAAAGTGAATGTCTTGAATGTTAATGCCATTGAGTAATGAGATACCTGGGATTTATGAATGTTGTTAACTGAGCAGAGAGAAGGTAGAATAAGCTGATATGATCAACGCTCTGTAAATACTGCAAAGAGATTGAACAGTGGCAGCCATGGCTTTGCTGAAGCAATTCAGTGCTCAACTGTAATATTCCCTTAGCACTTTTTATGTTCGATGGCCATAAAAAGAGCATCTCAGTGTGATTAATCTCTTAAAAAAGGTGTTTACCTGCCCTCTCTTTCTAGACTCTAGCAAAGCCCTCAACTGGCCTTTTATTCACTTCATTTTGTGAAGATGCACTTTTGAGAAGAGGCCACCCTGCTTGGGATTTTCCTTTCTCTTGGTTTTTAAATGAGCCTTGAGGACCTTGAAAAACCAGACTTGTTGTGGAAAAAAACAGcttgatgctctctctctctctctctctctctctctctctctctctctctctctctctctctctctctctctccacctctctGTCATTCACTGCTGTTATTTGCTGTATGCATTATGACAGATGGTAGGAAAGAGAGTAATGCTCTTTTGGTCTTCCCTATCAGCCTAATGGAGGTCACCTAGGGTTCTCCTCCTCTCCTCCTCTCTTGGCACAAGGAAGATGTCAATCTACATACACACACCATTATTACAGAGGCGCAAT contains:
- the LOC127455602 gene encoding prospero homeobox protein 1-like, producing MPDHDSSDLLSRQTKRRRVDIGVKRTVGPASVFFTRAKATFLSAMNPHSSEQDMECSVVQHADGEKSNVLRKLLKRANSYEDAMMPFPGATIISQLLKNNLTKNSGSESNFQGSVLSSTGSEIQQEDACSNSSRGSPQECLSPFNRPSMTQFEMERLTDEHLRAKRARVENIIRGMSHSPSVTLRAGDNDREGGAQPPSPRENYRENKRKQKLPQQQQQSFQQLVSARKEQKHEERRQLKLQLEDMQKQLRQLQEKFYQIYDSTDSENDEDGNISEDSMRSDGMDNRVHDSVPDRSDNEMSDLDPGHFLDRARALLREQSMLTEGDKPKHNGSRGKGPTSMHAEGKQLAETLKQELNTAMSQVVDTVVKVFAKPPRPVPQVFPPLQMPPDRFAVNGENPNFHTANQRLQCFGDVIIPNPLDTFASMQMPSSNDQTEALPLVVRKSSSDQTGSLPTPGSHHHPSLHPSPLSSTMGFSPPSFRHPFPLPLMGYPFQGPLGAPTGPYPGKDRSSPESLDLSRETTSLRTKMSSSHLSHHRSISPTHPGNEGLSLSLIKSECGDLQDMSDISPYSGSTIQEGLSPNHLKKAKLMFFYTRYPSSNMLKMFFSDVKFNRCITSQLIKWFSNFREFYYIQMEKFARQAINDGVTGVEELSVSRDCELFRALNMHYNKANDFEVPERFLEVAQITLREFFNAIVAGKDVDPSWKKAIYKVICKLDSEVPEIFKSPNCLQELLHE